A DNA window from Aspergillus nidulans FGSC A4 chromosome V contains the following coding sequences:
- a CDS encoding uncharacterized protein (transcript_id=CADANIAT00003202): protein MADKGAHPGVKSLLARFENNQQNNVTPPARDRSPAGSENLSKVRASFVPVEGGTPSSPVLGFRRVSPHSEGASSPSRVKSVSSEDLDSSVKSHESSAQATNGLGSLQKASGLEKKDIVQNLAEAKEKEKAEEVSSANKEIQPAPKSPTAAPAKPAETASKISSNVQAGKTTSTTKSASQAPTKTSTQSRTSASATKPDSEKTRTRASRPSTTTATSAKNDSLKTAAHKPSRASLATANKPPTRPAPRETARAAVRSSEVRSSSTARSARPTTSTTSTARSGTAGAATSTLSRKPSSLKSATGARQGANTPTVSTVRKPASRSPPSGNERSHSRASTASRPIDEGFLARMMRPTASSASKAHEKLDVKSPPRTKVARAPRRIPSTRSTQSARDKVGSKKPSEVEQQPAVEPAEVQVARDRKNESVQQAVEDTVSELPVEPPAQPTEAVVVEEKPNEATAEPPVESATEAVVEPTQPLVEDAHSQPNESDAAVAEPVTSVEEQAESTTVTKPTPEVAEEKVLAPAAEIVEKPSEKPNSNDIESVHAAESTATDAAAVSQENKLDTTSKAPLKANQPDVDDIDLSKWSLNDEDDTF from the coding sequence ATGGCCGATAAAGGCGCCCACCCAGGCGTGAAGAGCCTTCTCGCAAGGTTCGAAAACAATCAGCAAAACAACGTCACTCCTCCCGCGCGAGATCGATCTCCCGCCGGCTCCGAGAACCTGTCTAAGGTGCGCGCAAGCTTTGTCCCTGTCGAAGGAGGGACCCCGTCCAGTCCCGTCCTAGGCTTCCGCCGTGTGAGTCCGCATAGTGAGGGCGCTTCTAGTCCGTCTAGGGTCAAGAGCGTCAGCTCCGAAGATCTTGATAGCAGCGTTAAGAGTCACGAATCCTCCGCGCAGGCGACGAATGGCTTAGGTAGCCTGCAGAAAGCGAGCGGActggaaaagaaagacaTCGTCCAGAATCTAGCTGAGGctaaagagaaggaaaaagcTGAGGAGGTGTCGTCCGCAAACAAGGAAATACAGCCAGCGCCTAAGTCGCCCACGGCCGCACCTGCAAAACCAGCGGAGACAGCCTCGAAGATATCGTCAAATGTGCAAGCCGGAAAGACTACCTCGACTACAAAGTCTGCCTCGCAAGCCCCAACCAAGACTTCCACTCAATCTCGCACATCAGCTTCCGCTACCAAGCCCGACAGTGAGAAAACTAGGACCCGCGCTTCTAGGCCGTCTACAACTACAGCCACAAGTGCAAAGAACGACTCACTGAAAACCGCTGCCCACAAGCCTAGTCGGGCATCACTTGCCACAGCCAACAAGCCGCCGACAAGGCCGGCGCCTCGTGAGACTGCTAGGGCAGCGGTTCGCTCTAGCGAAGTTCGATCGTCATCAACAGCTAGGTCAGCTCGCCCTACCACATCCACAACATCCACAGCGAGATCAGGCACTGCGGGAGCAGCCACGTCTACTCTTTCACGCAAGCCGTCTAGCTTGAAGAGTGCAACGGGAGCTCGTCAAGGTGCGAATACCCCCACTGTCTCGACTGTCCGCAAACCGGCCTCGCGGTCCCCTCCATCAGGGAATGAACGCTCTCATTCTCGAGCGAGCACAGCCTCCAGACCAATCGATGAAGGGTTTCTAGCAAGGATGATGCGTCCAACAGCAAGTTCGGCCAGCAAAGCACACGAGAAGCTGGACGTCAAGAGTCCCCCTCGAACGAAAGTTGCTCGCGCCCCAAGAAGAATACCATCTACTCGATCGACGCAGTCGGCAAGAGATAAGGTTGGATCTAAAAAGCCCTCTGAAGTTGAACAACAGCCTGCCGTTGAACCCGCTGAGGTGCAGGTCGCGAGAGATCGAAAGAATGAATCCGTGCAGCAGGCTGTGGAGGATACTGTCTCCGAGCTTCCGGTCGAGCCACCAGCACAGCCTACTGAGGCTGTCGTTGTCGAGGAGAAGCCAAACGAAGCTACAGCCGAGCCACCTGTCGAATCAGCCActgaggctgttgttgagccTACTCAGCCTCTGGTTGAGGACGCTCACAGTCAGCCCAACGAATCGGATGCGGCGGTCGCCGAGCCTGTAACTTCTGTAGAAGAGCAAGCTGAGTCCACGACCGTTACTAAGCCGACACCAGAAGTTGCCGAGGAAAAGGttctggctccagctgcgGAGATAGTTGAGAAGCCAAGCGAAAAACCTAATTCCAATGATATCGAATCTGTTCACGCTGCCGAGTCGACCGCAACTGatgcagctgctgtttccCAGGAGAACAAGCTCGATACCACTAGCAAAGCCCCTCTGAAAGCTAACCAGCCTGACGTGGATGATATTGACCTCAGCAAATGGTCGCTaaatgacgaggatgatacCTTCTAG
- a CDS encoding DUF1748 domain-containing protein (transcript_id=CADANIAT00003207): MVVGRLTHYAFDAVLFSAFLAGVKRSTGLTPSLDSDKITDNKDFKKWIDNYLGVGEWVMDQSIAVFGSTSYFERKR; the protein is encoded by the exons ATGGTG GTCGGCCGCCTTACTCATTATGCCTTTGACGCCGTGCTTT TCTCCGCTTTCCTAGCAGGCGTCAAACGCTCAACAGGCCTCAC CCCCAGTCTGGACTCCGACAAGATCACCGATAACAAGGACTTCAAGAAGTGGATTGACAACTACCTGGGTGTCGGCGAATGGGTGATGGACCAGTCAATCGCGGTTTTTGGGAGCACGAGCTATTTTGAGAGGAAGCGGTGA
- a CDS encoding 1-phosphatidylinositol-3-phosphate 5-kinase FAB1 (transcript_id=CADANIAT00003209) gives MIAIDESRSELVVGVIDCIRTYTWDKKLESWIKDRGFAGGGKNRPTVTSPKEYKSRFREAMARYVLQAPSCWHQFQSSRYAVMDTHVHMNQHHSLTDGDAEGAAGQSF, from the exons ATGATCGCGATCGACGAGAGTCGCTCCGAGTTAGTAGTGGGTGTCATCGATTGTATCCGTACATATACCTGGGATAAAAAACTCGAGTCTTGGATCAAAGACCGTGGATTCGCTGGTGGAGGCAAGAACCGGCCAACGGTTACCAGTCCGAAAGAATACAAGAGTCGGTTCAGAGAAGCTATGGCTCGTTATGTGCTGCAAGCACCAAG TTGCTGGCATCAGTTCCAATCCTCACGATATGCCGTCATGGATACCCATGTGCATATGAACCAGCACCATTCCCTGACCGACGGAGACGCCGAAGGAGCTGCCGGACAGAGCTTCTAA
- a CDS encoding F-box protein (transcript_id=CADANIAT00003206) encodes MAVALMEWPPPLGQPEDSSHQEENEEKSSPITDQDYITLQNLKMPLLQLPPELLFDILSYLPAIDLVRVSASCRVLAQHANNDLLWANLVNANLPDPIQDPGIFDSFRALYIAHHPYWFIPRNKVWFSDTEHTGNLILARYDNRRGVIEAYRVTTERRSSKFQVWEWNPDVVIQAFEPKVSLWLDDPILLLQRAPDGRRKYLDCENRMTMPVEVQYIYNAISLCRPADPDQLTEDTQWPPPNIPSQHRVYRNPEVHWKEWNRVPKQLSQISEHAFRIRRWAHFRLGMPMFTPGQQETMSTYSTLDPSLYTPTKEKPYQGIWVGDYSAHGCEFLLFLQRDKESDEDDARDPRNDDIIQKGSLEAVKLTGDPNVPRGQFSFVSDDIGPGGTVRIATEALFQGARVVRSRGHVAGLGFRDDTFITSQLILVSPDCVAHYWESMGHITYYRRLDIDALIRS; translated from the exons ATGGCCGTCGCACTCATGGAGTGGCCACCGCCCCTTGGGCAGCCAGAAGATTCGTCGcatcaagaagagaatgaagagaaaTCCTCACCTATAACAGACCAAGATTACATCACATTACAGAATTTGAAGATGCCGCTTCTTCAACTGCCTCCCGAACTTTTGTTCGATATCCTCTCGTACCTGCCAGCAATCGACCTTGTCCGCGTCTCGGCATCTTGCCGCGTACTGGCTCAACATGCGAACAACGACCTTCTGTGGGCGAACTTGGTCAATGCGAACTTGCCAGATCCAATACAAGACCCTGGAATTTTTGACTCCTTCCGCGCTCTCTATATCGCCCATCACCCATACTGGTTCATTCCGCGGAATAAGGTCTGGTTTTCGGATACCGAGCACACAGGTAATCTCATCTTGGCCAGATACGATAATCGGCGGGGAGTGATCGAGGCATACCGTGTGACTACAGAAAGGCGGTCCTCGAAATTCCAGGTCTGGGAATGGAATCCCGATGTTGTGATCCAAGCATTTGAGCCCAAGGTGAGCTTGTGGCTTGATGATCCTATCCTTCTCTTGCAGAGGGCACCGGATGGGCGCCGAAAATACCTCGACTGTGAGAATCGAATGACTATGCCGGTCGAAGTGCAGTACATCTACAACGCTATTTCCCTTTGTCGGCCGGCGGATCCCGATCAGCTCACCGAAGACACACAGTGGCCACCGCCGAATATCCCCAGCCAGCACCGTGTTTATCGCAACCCAGAAGTGCATTGGAAGGAATGGAATCGCGTACCCAAGCAACTGTCTCAGATTTCAGAGCACGCATTTCGAATCCGGCGATGGGCGCACTTTCGCTTGGGCATGCCGATGTTCACCCCTGGACAGCAAGAGACTATGTCCACGTACAGCACTCTCGATCCGAGCCTATACACCCCAACCAAGGAAAAACCATACCAAGGAATCTGGGTAGGTGATTACTCCGCGCATGGGTGTGAgtttctccttttcctccaacGGGATAAGGAGAgcgacgaagatgatgcccGCGACCCCCGGAATGATGATATCATCCAGAAGGGAAGCCTAGAGGCCGTGAAACTCACTGGTGATCCCAACGTCCCGCGAGGCCAATTCTCGTTTGTGTCAGATGATATTGGGCCCGGCGGCACTGTTCGCATCGCAACAgaagctctcttccaaggCGCAAGGGTAGTGCGTAGTAGAGGCCATGTTGCGGGGCTTGGCTTTAGAGATG ATACCTTCATTACATCTCAACTTATTCTTGTATCGCCCGACTGCGTCGCTCACTACTGGGAATCAATGGGTCACATTACCTACTACCGTCGCTTGGATATCGATGCCCTCATCCGGTCATGA
- a CDS encoding pyruvate kinase pkiA (transcript_id=CADANIAT00003208), which translates to MAASSSLDHLSNRMKLEWHSKLNTEMVPAKNFRRTSIICTIGPKTNSVEKINALRRAGLNVVRMNFSHGSYEYHQSVIDHAREAEKQQAGRPVAIALDTKGPEIRTGNTVGDKDIPIKAGHEMNISTDEQYATASDDQNMYVDYKNITKVISAGKLIYVDDGILSFEVLEVVDDKTLRVRCLNNGNISSRKGVNLPGTDVDLPALSEKDISDLKFGVKNKVDMVFASFIRRGSDIRHIREVLGEEGREIQIIAKIENQQGVNNFDEILEETDGVMVARGDLGIEIPAPKVFIAQKMMIAKCNIKGKPVICATQMLESMTYNPRPTRAEVSDVANAVLDGADCVMLSGETAKGNYPCEAVTMMSETCLLAEVAIPHFNVFDELRNLAPRPTDTVESIAMAAVSASLELNAGAIVVLTTSGNTARMISKYRPVCPIIMVSRNPAATRYSHLYRGVWPFYFPEKKPDFNVKIWQEDVDRRLKWGINHGLKLGIINKGDNIVCVQGWRGGMGHTNTVRVVPAEENLGLSE; encoded by the exons ATGGCCGCAAGCTCTTCCCTCGACCACTTGTCCAACCGTATGAAGCTGGAGTGGCACTCCAAGCTGAATACTGAGATGGTGCCGGCGAAGAACTTCCGCCGTACATCCATCATCTGTACCATCG GTCCCAAGACAAACTCCGTTGAGAAAATCAATGCCCTCCGCAGAG CCGGTCTCAATGTCGTTCGCATGAACTTTTCTCACGGTTCATACGAG TACCACCAATCAGTTATCGACCACGCTCGGGAAGCCgaaaagcagcaggctgGCCGCCCCGTTGCCATTGCTCTGGACACC AAAGGACCCGAGATCCGTACCGGAAACACCGTAGGTGACAAGGACATCCCAATCAAGGCTGGCCATGAGATGAACATCAGCACCGATGAGCAATATGCCACCGCATCCGACGACCAGAACAT GTATGTCGATTACAAGAACATCACCAAGGTGATTTCTGCCGGCAAGCTCATCTATGTCGATGACGGTATCCTTTCATTTGAGGTTCTTGAAGTTGTAGATGACAAGACCCTGCGCGTCCGATGCCTTAACAACGGCAACATCTCTTCCCGCAAGGGTGTCAACCTTCCCGGTACCGACGTAGACTTGCCCGCTCTTTCAGAGAAGGACATCAGCGATCTGAAGTTTGGTGTCAAGAACAAGGTCGACATGGTTTTCGCTTCCTTCATCCGTCGTGGCAGCGACATCCGCCACATCCGTGAGGTGTTGGGTGAAGAGGGCCGAGAGATTCAGATCATCGCCAAGATTGAGAACCAACAAGGTGTCAACAATTTCGacgagattctggaagagaCCGACGGTGTCATGGTCGCCCGTGGTGACCTTGGTATCGAGATCCCCGCTCCCAAGGTGTTCATCGcccagaagatgatgatcgcCAAGTGTAAcatcaagggcaagcccgTCATTTGTGCCACTCAGATGCTTGAGTCCATGACATATAACCCTCGTCCCACTCGTGCTGAGGTGTCCGATGTGGCCAACGCTGTTCTCGACGGTGCCGACTGTGTCATGCTTTCTGGAGAGACTGCCAAGGGTAACTACCCTTGCGAGGCTGTCACGATGATGTCTGAGACCTGCCTCCTCGCCGAGGTTGCCATTCCTCACTTCAACGTCTTCGACGAGCTGCGAAACCTGGCCCCTCGTCCCACCGACACTGTTGAATCcatcgccatggctgctgtGAGTGCCAGTCTTGAACTGAACGCCGGCGCCATTGTGGTCCTCACCACTAG TGGAAACACTGCCCGTATGATCTCCAAGTACCGCCCCGTTTGCCCCATCATCATGGTTTCTCGCAACCCTGCTGCTACAAGG TACTCCCACCTGTACCGTGGTGTCTGGCCCTTCTACTTCCCCGAGAAGAAGCCCGACTTCAACGTCAAGATCTGGCAGGAGGATGTCGACCGTCGCCTCAAGTGGGGTATCAACCACGGTCTCAAGCTCGGTATCATCAACAAGGGCGACAACATCGTCTGTGTTCAGGGCTGGCGCGGCGGTATGGGCCACACTAACACTGTCCGTGTGGTCCCTGCTGAGGAGAACCTCGGACTTTCTGAGTAA
- a CDS encoding DUF1769 domain-containing protein (transcript_id=CADANIAT00003204), producing the protein MSEKASQYRLKVTAGPSYDPATHQEVPVNEDKTLHISNEHAATNLTVRIQNYTGFPNGAPRSNPYFDHPDHSKDQYSISFGIAFKKPINGNDLVFGNDFDRPIRDRLPPGFNGALRVAQWTIDPTLDGDAYADKPYLYSPALATWNRLRVGKKEKLPDVQGIVEEGEEDGVDVRSAKGVPEDVNGRRSYFQNEERRKEWEFEEGRVYYADFGNQYLDFNEFTLRLPGFNINALHYIDEKTHSLRYVLKSRTSGEVYLVVLFTLVHASDGHDDESTESKENGSRFEWEAEPSADDVE; encoded by the exons ATGTCTGAAAAAGCCTCACAATACCGCCTGAAAGTAACCGCAGGACCCTCCTACGACCCAGCAACACACCAAGAGGTTCCAGTGAACGAAGACAAAACTCTGCATATCTCCAACGAGCACGCTGCCACTAATCTGACCGTCCGGATCCAGAATTATACCG GCTTCCCCAACGGCGCACCGCGATCGAACCCTTACTTCGACCACCCTGATCACTCCAAAGACCAGTACTCGATCTCCTTTGGAATAGCTTTTAAGAAGCCCATCAATGGCAACGATCTCGTTTTCGGAAACGACTTCGACCGTCCCATCCGTGATAGACTCCCGCCTGGCTTCAACGGCGCGCTCCGTGTTGCCCAGTGGACAATTGATCCCACGCTTGATGGTGATGCATACGCAGACAAGCCGTACCTCTATAGTCCGGCGCTGGCAACGTGGAATCGACTACGGGtaggaaagaaggagaagttgCCGGATGTGCAAGGGATcgttgaagagggcgaggaggacggGGTGGATGTCCGGAGTGCAAAAGGGGTCCCTGAGGATGTGAATGGGAGACGGTCGTATTTTCAGAATGAGGAGAGGCGGAAGGAATGggagtttgaggaaggaAGGGTGTATTATGCAGATTTCGGCAACCAGTATCTGGATTTCAACG AATTCACACTTCGTCTTCCCGGCTTCAATATCAATGCGTTGCATTATATTGATGAGAAGACACATTCTCTGCGGTATGTGCTGAAGAGCCGGACGTCTGGGGAGGTTTACCTGGTGGTTCTGTTCACGTTGGTCCATGCCAGTGAcggccatgatgatgagTCTACGGAGTCGAAGGAGAACGGGAGTAGGTTTGAATGGGAGGCAGAACCGTctgctgatgatgttgagTAG
- a CDS encoding uncharacterized protein (transcript_id=CADANIAT00003205), with protein MTAALFTLSRLSRHTATTRKDSCPLGPDRNHASGSVDVLLPVRSHPKDGSAVRCETPRPHKRVRFSTGATTQNVPECSTGLTPALCRTSFEERDGGLQRTPTRRSRRHSTPLPRPRRLTDSPIPRASTSPEKVLHFTPLRQLLDTRTQRRIRRIGLSNEINNLEREKRAAAQYEKSLESLLRERDSLKRELEVAKKGRVSATPATQPTSDDGEWMAPEDRIEHLEAGNDRLRAQLSFSAMDDYRHPTPSESDADTVDTILVNDSGLEGNSLFMSDSPDIRATEINMVPDEFPLHQTPSKVDSSAQTSRGMDVEFTAISQDLEAARKEKKDLFEACRSRLNLLSGTPLERHLREHSPPADFFDDIVPSLMQMLARTSDATQTLSDIQSELSSLGFHGTNLHESVDELRNAFRTARLELEHMVPGETANAGLNGGMSTLSALVKRVQALVESLDEEQIRHQGSSDREKALRGQFDTLLARYESACKKIQNLEESITSSAGDMLHTRMRMQELEREAQDHVISTERLKAALDKYDDDVKRLESLVSRLEEEKALHADSHARRISELQQKVVDEESRRRAAQSTIEDLEKQIREREEIIEQNRIRVCDLTAKMESIERERQQAVENLEKNVTDHERETGLLNVRIAELNTALEAAKTEAEKLNRYNAGLKEQMRLEIEAKDGLLDKWFAEQTRAFASMKAAVNAERRQAKVRSANWELKSDELESDDKGIGSEPITPVSMTRFMDVEIGRGKHRRRIDSGIGVLTEDELEDEVDAVPSDPIDL; from the exons ATGACTGCAGCCTTGTTTACACTTTCCCGATTAAGCAGACATACTGCCACCACGCGCAAGGATTCTTGCCCCTTGGGACCGGATCGTAATCACGCTTCCGGGTCTGTGGACGTGTTGTTACCTGTCAG GTCTCATCCTAAAGACGGATCTGCTGTTCGTTGCGAAACTCCCCGTCCGCACAAGAGAGTGCGGTTCTCGACGGGGGCCACAACGCAGAATGTCCCTGAGTGTTCAACTGGCCTGACTCCAGCCTTGTGCCGAACGTCATTTGAGGAAAGAGATGGGGGCTTGCAGCGCACTCCAACTCGCCGGTCGCGTCGTCATTCGACTCCTCTGCCGCGGCCTCGCCGGCTGACTGATAGTCCGATACCGCGAGCTTCCACATCGCCAGAAAAGGTGTTACACTTCACGCCTCTACGGCAACTCTTGGATACGCGTACTCAACGCAGGATTAGACGCATAGGACTGAGTAACGAGATCAACAACCTCGAACGTGAGAAGCGAGCAGCCGCCCAATATGAGAAATCTCTCGAGTCATTGCTGCGCGAAAGGGATTCGCTTAAGCGGGAACTTGAGGTcgcaaagaagggaagagttTCGGCAACACCCGCAACTCAACCAACAAGCGACGATGGAGAGTGGATGGCACCCGAAGATCGGATCGAACATCTGGAGGCGGGTAACGATCGACTGAGGGCGCAGCTATCATTTTCGGCCATGGACGATTACCGCCACCCTACGCCATCTGAAAGTGATGCGGATACGGTAGATACGATTTTGGTCAACGATAGCGGCTTGGAGGGCAACAGTTTATTCATGTCAGACTCTCCTGATATTCGTGCAACGGAAATAAACATGGTTCCAGATGAATTTCCGCTCCACCAAACGCCTTCAAAAGTTGACAGTTCCGCCCAAACTTCACGCGGCATGGATGTCGAGTTTACCGCCATCTCTCAGGATTTGGAGGCGGCacggaaagaaaagaaggattTGTTCGAGGCATGTCGCTCCCGGCTGAACTTGCTCAGCGGCACTCCCCTTGAACGCCATCTTCGTGAACACTCTCCTCCGGCGGACTTCTTCGATGATATCGTTCCTAGCTTGATGCAGATGCTCGCCCGAACTTCCGATGCCACGCAGACTTTGAGTGACATCCAAAGTGAGCTCTCTAGCCTAGGCTTTCATGGTACAAACCTCCACGAGAGTGTAGATGAGCTGCGCAACGCATTTCGCACTGCACGCCTTGAGCTAGAGCACATGGTCCCTGGAGAAACGGCCAATGCGGGCTTGAACGGCGGAATGTCCACCCTCAGCGCACTTGTAAAGCGGGTACAAGCACTGGTCGAAagccttgatgaggagcagaTACGTCATCAAGGCTCGTCTGATCGGGAAAAGGCTCTGCGAGGTCAGTTTGACACTCTTCTAGCCCGCTATGAGTCTGCATGCAAGAAGATTCAGAATTTGGAAGAGTCCATTACGTCTTCCGCTGGCGATATGCTTCATACGAGAATGCGGATGCAGGAACTCGAACGCGAAGCACAAGATCATGTAATCAGCACAGAGAGATTGAAAGCCGCACTGGACAAGTATGACGACGATGTTAAACGTCTAGAGAGTCTCGTGAGTAGGttagaagaagagaaagcccTGCACGCGGACAGTCATGCTCGGCGGATAtctgagctgcagcagaaggttgttgacgaagaaagcCGCCGTCGTGCAGCTCAATCAACTATCGAAGACCTGGAAAAGCAGATTCGCGAGCGAGAGGAGATTATTGAGCAGAACAGAATACGGGTCTGTGACCTCACAGCCAAAATGGAAAGCATTGAGCGTGAGCGCCAACAAGCTGTCGAGAACTTGGAGAAAAACGTTACAGACCACGAACGGGAGACCGGCTTGTTGAATGTCCGTATTGCGGAACTCAACACAGCACTGGAAGCAGCCAAGACAGAAGCTGAGAAACTCAATCGCTACAATGCAGGTCTCAAAGAGCAAATGCGACTGGAGATTGAAGCAAAGGATGGCCTGTTGGATAAATGGTTCGCGGAACAGACACGGGCGTTCGCATCGATGAAGGCTGCAGTCAACGCTGAGCGTCGCCAGGCTAAGGTACGGAGCGCCAATTGGGAGCTAAAGTCAGATGAACTGGAGTCGGATGATAAGGGCATTGGCAGCGAGCCAATTACCCCTGTCAGCATGACCCGGTTTATGGACGTAGAGATTGGTCGAGGAAAGCATCGCAGGCGGATTGACAGTGGAATTGGAGTTCTCActgaagatgagctggaagatgaagtGGACGCAGTACCCTCTGACCCGATCGATCTTTGA
- the lysB gene encoding homoisocitrate dehydrogenase (transcript_id=CADANIAT00003203), whose amino-acid sequence MAAARTLRIGLIPGDGIGREVIPAGRRILEALPASLNLKFNFVDLDAGYDCFKRTGTALPDKTVEVLKKECDGALFGAVSSPSTKVAGYSSPIVALRKKLDLFANVRPVKTTAGTSAGKPIDLVIVRENTEDLYVKEESTEETPNGKVARAIKQISERASSRIATIAGEIALRRQNIRDGAAASGLRTKPMVTITHKSNVLSQTDGLFRETARAALAAQKFSSVEVEEQIVDSMVYKLFRQPEYYDVIVAPNLYGDILSDGAAALVGSLGLVPSANVGDNFAIGEPCHGSAPDIEGKNIANPIATLRSVALMLEFLGEEQAAAKIYAAVDGNLDEGKYLSPDMGGKATTTEVLEDVLKRL is encoded by the exons atggctgctgctaggaCTCTTCGCATAG GTCTCATCCCCGGTGACGGTATCGGACGGGAGGTCATCCCG GCCGGTAGACGGATCCTGGAAGCTCTTCCGGCCTCCCTGAACCTGAAATTCAACTTTGTTGACCTCGATGCCGGTTACGACTGCTTCAAGCGGACCGGTACCGCTCTGCCCGACAAGACCGTCGAGGTCCTGAAGAAGGAGTGTGACGGTGCTCTGTTTGGTGCAGTCAG CTCTCCCTCCACCAAGGTCGCCGGCTACTCCTCCCCCATCGTCGCCCTCCGCAAGAAGCTCGACCTCTTTGCGAATGTCCGCCCTGTCAAGACCACCGCCGGCACCAGCGCCGGCAAGCCCATCgacctcgtcatcgtccGCGAGAACACTGAGGACCTCTACGTGAAGGAAGAAAGCACCGAGGAGACCCCCAATGGCAAGGTTGCCCGCGCCATCAAGCAGATCTCCGAGCGCGCATCCTCCCGCATCGCCACCATTGCTGGTGAAATCGCCCTGCGCCGCCAAAACATCCGCGATGGAGCCGCTGCCTCGGGCCTCCGCACCAAGCCCATGGTCACTATCACTCACAAGTCCAACGTCCTCTCCCAGACGGACGGTCTCTTCCGTGAGACTGCCCGTGCCGCCCTTGCCGCGCAGAAGTTCTCCTCCGTCGAAGTTGAGGAGCAGATTGTTGACTCCATGGTCTACAAGCTCTTCCGCCAGCCTGAGTACTACGATGTTATTGTTGCGCCTAACCTCTACGGTGACATCCTGTCTGACGGTGCTGCTGCCCTGGTTGGCAGTCTGGGTCTCGTGCCTAGCGCCAACGTCGGTGACAACTTTGCCATTGGTGAGCCCTGCCACGGTAGTGCGCCCGATATCGAGGGCAAGAACATTGCCAATCCCATTGCCACTCTGCGCAGCGTTGCTCTCATGCTTGAGTTCTTgggcgaggagcaggccGCCGCTAAAATCTACGCTGCTGTTGACGGCAACCTTGATGAGGGCAAGTACCTGTCTCCCGACATGGGTGGCAAGGCTACCACCACCGAGGTTTTGGAAGATGTGCTCAAGAGACTGTAA